The following is a genomic window from Halopelagius inordinatus.
AGACGTGGACGGCGACGGTATCGTCGAAATTCTGGCCGGGCCGAACGTGTTCCACCGGAACGACGACGGGACGTGGGACCGCGAGAACTTCGCGGAGGGGTGGCCGTGGACGCGCCTCGCCGTCGCGGACATAGACGGCGACGGCGAAGACGAGATTCTCGTCACCGAGGGCGACCTGCCGTACCAAGACCCCGACGACCGCCGCGCCCGCCTCGGCCTGTTCGACCCGCCGAACTGGACGCCGACAATCCTGCACGACGACCTCTCGAACCCCCACAGCCTCCAGGTGGCAGACATAGACGGCGACGGCTCCTTGGAGATATACGTCGCGGAGATGGGTCTCGAAGACGGACACTCGCCCCGGCAGTTCGTCTTCCACCGAAACGAAGACGGAACGTTCGAATCGGAGATAATCGAGGAAGGCGTCGCGACCCACGAGGCGAAACTCGTGGACTTAGACGGCGACGGGAACCTCGACATCGTCGGGAAAGGGTACTCCGAGCGAATCGTCGACGCGTGGTTCAACGTCGCCTGAGGTGACTCTCTCGACTCTGTGCCGTCGAGACGTCCTCGTCGCCTCGATTGCGACCACAGCGTCGTTCGCAAAGCGGGCGGTTTAATCGCGGAGAATCCGGGTTTTGGAGTGGCTTCCGAACGAGCGAATCCTCCGCCACGACATTAATTCAGATATAACGATACCAACGTAGTACACCAAATCGAGTAATGAAGCAGTCAGGTGCACGTGGGGGACTGGTACCGTGAGCGACCGTCTTCGCTCACTCGTAGAGCGGCTCATACCCACCGGTGGGACCGCGGAACGGGCCGTAAAGAGCGCGATTTGGGCGATGGGGCAGAACGCGTTCGGCCGCGGCCTCCAACTGGCGATGCTCGTCGTCGTCGCGCGCCTCGTCGGCCCGGCGGAGATCGGTCTCGTCGGCATCGCGTTGCTCGTTCTCAGCGGCGTGAAGAAGTTCACGAAGATCGGTCTCAACGACGCACTCGTACAGCAGGTCGAAGAGAACGTCGACGAGCACCTCAACACCGTGTGGGTGCTCGAAATCGCCCGCGGGATGCTCATCTTCGTCGTGCTGTACTTCACCGCGCCGATCATCGGGAACATGGTGTTCAGCGAACCGCGGGCGACGGATCTCATCCGCGCCATCGGCGTCTCACCGCTCATCCTCGGCTTCCGGAACCCCGCGGTGGTGTACTTCAAAAAGAGCCTCGACTTCCACAAACAGTTCGTCTATCGCGTCGGCGGCAGCATCGCGCAAGTCAGCGTCGCGATCGGATACGCCCTCATCTGGCCGAGCGCGTGGGCGCTCGTCTTCGGGTACGTCGCGAAGGACGCCGGTCGCCTCATCGCCTCGTACGCGATGGATTCGTACCGACCGCAACTGGAGTTCAAACGCGACTCCGCGCGTGACCTCATAGACTACGGCAAGTGGGTCACCGGGTCCTCCATCCTGTTTTTCCTCTACAGCGAAGGCGACGACGCCTTCCTCGGGTGGCTTCTCGGTCCGGCCGCCTTGGCCTTCTACCAGTACGGGTACCGGTTCTCGAACGCTCCGGCGACCGAACTGGGTAACGTCATCTCCTCTGTGATGTTCCCGGCGCTCTCGCAGGTGCAACAAGACAGTCAACTCATGCGAGAGGGGTTCCTGCGAACGGTACGGGTGACGTCGTTCGTCGCGGCGCCGGTTTCCTTCGGCATCGCCGTCGTCGCCCCCGACTTCGTCATGGCGCTTTTCGGCCCCGACTGGATGCAGATGGTCGTCCCGATGCAGATTCTCTGTATCTACGGCTTCCTCCGGTCGCTCGGAAAGACGTTCGGACCGGTCTGGAAGACGCTCGACCGGCCGGACCTGGTGACGAAGCTCTCTGCGATTCGCGTGGTCATCAT
Proteins encoded in this region:
- a CDS encoding lipopolysaccharide biosynthesis protein, which gives rise to MSDRLRSLVERLIPTGGTAERAVKSAIWAMGQNAFGRGLQLAMLVVVARLVGPAEIGLVGIALLVLSGVKKFTKIGLNDALVQQVEENVDEHLNTVWVLEIARGMLIFVVLYFTAPIIGNMVFSEPRATDLIRAIGVSPLILGFRNPAVVYFKKSLDFHKQFVYRVGGSIAQVSVAIGYALIWPSAWALVFGYVAKDAGRLIASYAMDSYRPQLEFKRDSARDLIDYGKWVTGSSILFFLYSEGDDAFLGWLLGPAALAFYQYGYRFSNAPATELGNVISSVMFPALSQVQQDSQLMREGFLRTVRVTSFVAAPVSFGIAVVAPDFVMALFGPDWMQMVVPMQILCIYGFLRSLGKTFGPVWKTLDRPDLVTKLSAIRVVIMAALIWPATEMYGIVGTAALVTAIYVFPMMPLDLYVTVDMIDVSYGEILREIAYPVAASAAMGAVVWYVDSMISFIAPIELAVSIVVGMAAYSVSALVLDQQSNWGIVGNIRGIVTEARR